In Phlebotomus papatasi isolate M1 chromosome 1, Ppap_2.1, whole genome shotgun sequence, the following proteins share a genomic window:
- the LOC129799227 gene encoding cuticle protein 21-like: MLLVIFGAMTIESRIIPVDAPLAIDTSHDPHPQYTFAYNIQDAYTGDQKSQQETREGDVVKGSYSVVEADGTLRTVFYTADPINGFNAVVQRGPIAHH, from the coding sequence ATGCTTCTGGTGATCTTTGGAGCCATGACGATCGAGAGTCGCATCATTCCGGTTGATGCTCCTCTGGCCATCGACACAAGTCACGATCCTCATCCACAGTATACTTTCGCCTATAATATTCAAGATGCCTACACGGGAGATCAGAAGAGTCAGCAAGAGACTCGTGAAGGAGACGTTGTTAAGGGATCATATTCAGTTGTGGAGGCTGATGGGACACTTAGAACGGTTTTCTACACAGCTGATCCTATCAATGGATTCAATGCTGTCGTTCAGAGAGGCCCTATCGCTCATCATTAA